Proteins from a genomic interval of Desulfuromonas thiophila:
- a CDS encoding ABC transporter permease gives MLSSRIARLLAPTLLLVLLWHLTALVIEGWRGVPFPTPLESVQRLGQLLLGLPLNQHSIYRHIAVSLQRWLGAFSLAALLGLLFGLAAARWKGFRLLTAPIPQLLLLVPGLAWIPVALLIFGVGEAATGFMIALTAFAPIALATRDGIRQIDPAYLRAGRMLGATERALFRQVALPAALPALLAGMRIGLGNSWRVLVAAEMVVGSGSGLGFSILESRWNLDYPAAMACILCLCLLGLLFERGLFGSLERVTLRLWRGAPEA, from the coding sequence ATGCTGAGCAGCCGAATCGCACGACTGCTGGCACCAACCCTGCTGCTAGTGCTGCTGTGGCACCTGACGGCACTGGTCATTGAAGGCTGGCGCGGAGTGCCCTTCCCCACCCCGCTGGAGAGCGTGCAGCGCCTGGGCCAGTTGCTGCTGGGGCTGCCGCTGAACCAGCACAGCATCTACCGGCATATCGCCGTCAGCCTGCAGCGCTGGCTCGGCGCTTTCAGTCTGGCGGCGCTGCTGGGGCTGCTGTTCGGTCTGGCCGCCGCCCGCTGGAAAGGGTTTCGCCTGCTGACCGCGCCTATTCCACAACTGTTGCTGCTGGTGCCGGGCCTGGCCTGGATTCCCGTCGCGCTGTTGATCTTCGGCGTCGGTGAAGCGGCGACGGGCTTCATGATCGCCTTGACTGCCTTTGCCCCCATCGCCCTGGCCACCCGTGACGGCATCCGCCAGATCGATCCGGCCTATCTGCGGGCGGGCCGCATGCTGGGCGCCACGGAGCGGGCCCTGTTCCGGCAGGTCGCCCTGCCGGCGGCATTACCGGCTCTGCTGGCCGGAATGCGCATCGGCCTGGGCAACAGCTGGCGGGTGCTGGTGGCCGCCGAGATGGTGGTTGGCAGCGGCAGCGGGCTGGGATTTTCGATCCTAGAATCGCGCTGGAACCTCGATTATCCGGCCGCCATGGCCTGCATCCTGTGCCTCTGCCTGCTGGGCCTGCTGTTCGAACGCGGCCTGTTCGGCAGTCTCGAACGCGTCACCCTGCGGCTGTGGCGTGGCGCGCCGGAGGCCTGA
- a CDS encoding alginate export family protein yields the protein MMMMRNGFSRLASAVLALLLATAMPASAAPFEGYVDLRYRYEYQHHFNAKNYGEQPASGESCDGFWLQRLRLGGSWQPHQHLKLAVGLQDARVFDSDLDEEGFFYSKKNDHQNNAYRDEWELYETFVEIRELPTPAWSIRVGRQTLEYGDNRIFGPGSWGNSGRYQWDAVKLSYNRNAHFIDFIWGGYILHEPTQLSLRHRHAGYGGGVYGHWQLNEKTVLEPFFLIKYDRHEDYGSEQGQSKGDLQAYNLGARLAALEGIWFYDATLVQQWGDSGADRLRAWGAHLLVGRRFAHLPLQPVLSLEYSFASGDADPADGESNTFLGVFGARDRMYGRLNLLDWTNLHDAQCNLHLKPHKQVKLQIEGHRFWLDQEKDGWSLNSSRYRDKTGNSGRHLGDELDLILTWTLPPLRAVKKENIELLFGYSRFWPGEFAEKQADNSAADWLFAQISYKRKF from the coding sequence ATGATGATGATGCGAAACGGGTTTTCCCGCCTGGCCAGCGCCGTCCTGGCCCTGCTGCTGGCCACGGCCATGCCGGCAAGCGCCGCTCCCTTCGAGGGCTATGTCGATCTGCGTTATCGCTATGAATACCAGCACCATTTCAACGCCAAAAACTATGGCGAGCAGCCGGCCAGTGGCGAGAGTTGTGACGGCTTCTGGCTGCAGCGCCTGCGGCTGGGCGGCAGCTGGCAACCCCATCAGCACCTGAAACTGGCGGTCGGGCTGCAGGATGCCCGGGTCTTTGACAGCGATCTGGACGAGGAAGGCTTCTTTTACAGCAAGAAAAACGACCACCAGAACAACGCCTACCGTGACGAATGGGAGTTGTACGAAACCTTTGTTGAAATCCGCGAATTGCCGACGCCGGCCTGGTCCATCAGGGTCGGCCGCCAGACCCTGGAATACGGAGACAACCGCATCTTCGGACCGGGCAGCTGGGGCAACAGCGGCCGCTACCAGTGGGACGCCGTCAAGCTGTCCTACAACCGGAACGCCCATTTCATCGATTTCATCTGGGGCGGCTACATCCTGCACGAACCAACCCAGCTGAGCCTGCGCCATCGCCACGCCGGCTATGGCGGCGGCGTCTACGGCCACTGGCAGCTGAACGAAAAAACCGTGCTGGAGCCCTTCTTCCTGATCAAGTACGACCGCCATGAGGACTACGGTTCGGAACAGGGCCAGTCCAAGGGTGATCTGCAGGCCTACAATCTGGGCGCACGGTTGGCAGCTCTGGAAGGCATCTGGTTCTACGACGCCACCCTGGTGCAGCAATGGGGTGATTCCGGCGCCGACAGGCTGCGCGCCTGGGGTGCCCATCTGCTGGTCGGCCGGCGTTTCGCCCACCTGCCGCTGCAGCCGGTCCTGAGCCTGGAATACAGCTTCGCCTCGGGGGACGCCGATCCCGCCGATGGCGAAAGCAACACCTTTCTTGGCGTGTTCGGTGCCCGCGACCGTATGTACGGCCGTTTGAATCTGCTCGACTGGACCAACCTGCACGATGCCCAGTGCAACCTGCATCTCAAGCCGCATAAGCAGGTCAAACTGCAGATCGAAGGTCACCGCTTCTGGCTGGACCAGGAAAAGGACGGCTGGTCCCTCAACAGCAGCCGCTACCGCGACAAGACCGGCAACAGTGGCCGGCACCTGGGGGATGAACTGGACCTGATCCTGACCTGGACTCTGCCGCCCCTGCGCGCGGTCAAGAAAGAAAATATCGAGCTGCTGTTCGGCTACAGCCGCTTCTGGCCCGGAGAATTCGCCGAAAAGCAGGCCGACAACAGTGCGGCGGACTGGCTGTTTGCCCAGATCAGCTATAAGCGCAAATTCTGA
- a CDS encoding diguanylate cyclase domain-containing protein, producing MDIVTELRFSRRFLLCLQLGWLLLALLGLSFNALQGRREVELLARQAAVLEKERSDTVRKWALQHGSLQLADGVVLSPAQVLSQVQALLPRDGVRSRLVSPVPLNTANAPDSWERQALAALSTTGRLAEQSCAARQGPLYRELHRMAVSARCQGCHLGYADAAVPAALSIQVPLRPIEQLLATKAIAFNLACVGIWALGAWGLRAGGRQLLSQVTACQQARHELHHRNHLYSALSAANQAMMRIATPQQLYEQICHIVVDHGQFQMASVARLDEDSRQLQPVARAGDAACQHYLDRIRVSVDPDYAEGRGPTSLAIREQRTVVTNDFLRDLADSPWAVAAREAGIHASAALPIFCDGRPLGALKVYADQIGYFTAERVCLLEQLRDDLAFALDLAERKQREAEAQRQLQESQRFQQVLLDALPYPAILARYSSRRVVSANRRALEMGVRIGESSPCCQQALPSEDGAPQIREQQSPDGRWEMVCWRPVNDSENDLYLHFAIDITDRRRQEEQIRSLAQTDALTGLANRIFLSRRIDQLVRAPQPVAFCLLVVDLDQFKPVNDQYGHAAGDQVLVLVARRLQQVLRTGDLACRWGGDEFVVLLDQTGNKPAEALRQRLLALFEMPFCVEGRNIALSASIGYACYPDDGLTEAELLKLADKRMYRNKQQGRARQTARA from the coding sequence ATGGATATCGTTACGGAACTGCGTTTCAGTCGTCGTTTTCTGCTGTGTCTGCAACTGGGCTGGCTGCTGCTGGCTCTGCTGGGACTGAGTTTCAATGCGTTGCAGGGACGGCGCGAGGTCGAGCTGCTGGCGCGCCAGGCTGCGGTGCTGGAAAAGGAGCGCAGCGATACGGTGCGCAAATGGGCGTTGCAGCACGGTTCGCTGCAACTGGCGGATGGTGTTGTGCTGTCGCCGGCCCAGGTGCTCAGCCAGGTGCAGGCGTTGCTGCCGCGCGATGGGGTGCGCAGCCGTCTGGTCAGTCCGGTGCCGCTCAATACCGCCAATGCCCCCGACAGCTGGGAACGGCAGGCTCTGGCCGCGCTGTCGACGACAGGACGACTGGCGGAACAAAGCTGCGCTGCGCGGCAGGGGCCGCTTTACCGCGAGTTGCACCGCATGGCGGTTTCCGCCCGCTGTCAGGGCTGTCATCTGGGCTACGCCGACGCGGCCGTGCCGGCAGCGCTGAGCATACAGGTGCCGCTGCGGCCCATTGAGCAGCTGCTGGCTACCAAAGCCATTGCCTTCAATCTGGCCTGTGTGGGTATTTGGGCACTGGGGGCCTGGGGGCTGCGGGCCGGCGGGCGGCAGCTGCTGTCTCAGGTGACGGCCTGCCAGCAGGCCCGCCACGAACTGCACCACCGCAACCATCTCTACAGTGCCCTGAGTGCGGCCAACCAGGCGATGATGCGCATCGCCACACCGCAGCAGTTGTACGAGCAGATCTGTCATATTGTGGTGGACCATGGCCAGTTCCAGATGGCCAGCGTGGCCCGGCTGGATGAGGACAGCCGCCAGCTGCAGCCGGTGGCGCGCGCCGGTGACGCCGCCTGCCAGCACTATCTCGACCGTATTCGCGTCAGTGTCGATCCCGATTACGCCGAGGGGCGTGGCCCCACCAGCCTGGCCATCCGCGAGCAGCGCACGGTGGTGACCAACGATTTCCTGCGCGATCTGGCCGATTCGCCCTGGGCTGTGGCGGCGCGCGAGGCCGGCATCCACGCCTCGGCCGCCCTGCCGATTTTCTGCGATGGCCGGCCCCTGGGTGCGCTGAAGGTTTATGCCGATCAGATTGGTTACTTTACCGCCGAGCGGGTGTGCCTGCTTGAACAGCTGCGCGACGATCTGGCCTTTGCCCTTGATCTGGCCGAACGCAAACAGCGCGAGGCCGAGGCCCAGCGCCAGCTGCAGGAATCACAGCGGTTTCAGCAGGTGTTGCTCGATGCCTTGCCCTATCCGGCCATCCTGGCGCGCTATTCCAGCCGGCGGGTGGTCAGTGCCAACCGCCGGGCGCTGGAAATGGGGGTGCGCATCGGCGAGTCCAGCCCCTGCTGCCAGCAGGCGTTGCCGAGCGAGGACGGCGCGCCCCAGATCCGGGAACAGCAGAGTCCCGACGGTCGCTGGGAGATGGTCTGCTGGCGGCCGGTCAATGACAGCGAAAACGATCTGTACCTGCATTTCGCCATTGACATCACCGACCGCAGGCGTCAAGAGGAGCAGATCCGCAGCCTGGCTCAGACCGATGCCCTCACCGGGCTGGCCAATCGCATATTTCTCAGCCGGCGCATCGACCAGCTGGTGCGTGCGCCCCAGCCGGTCGCCTTCTGCCTGCTGGTTGTCGACCTCGACCAGTTCAAGCCCGTTAATGATCAGTATGGCCATGCCGCCGGCGACCAGGTGCTGGTGCTGGTGGCGCGGCGCCTGCAGCAGGTGCTGCGCACCGGCGATCTGGCCTGTCGCTGGGGCGGCGACGAATTTGTCGTGTTGCTCGATCAGACCGGCAACAAACCGGCTGAAGCCCTGCGCCAGCGGCTGCTGGCCCTGTTTGAAATGCCGTTTTGCGTTGAGGGCCGCAATATTGCGTTGTCCGCCAGTATTGGTTATGCCTGTTATCCCGACGATGGTCTGACGGAAGCCGAGTTGCTCAAACTGGCCGACAAGCGCATGTACCGCAACAAACAGCAGGGCCGCGCCAGACAGACCGCGCGCGCTTGA